The genomic window GGCCAACCGGGGAGAGCCCGAGCAATTGGGGTGAAGGTGATGTGGCCTGGGTGCCCCCAAATGCTTGTGGTGGGGGTGGGAGAGGCAGCCTGGAGGGGCCAGTGAGGAGTGTTGGGGGCATGGGGGAAAGGCAGGGGGAGGAGGGACCCCGAGAgggaaagacaaaggaaaagggggaagaggagagcgGGTTTGTTATGTGGGAAGCTGGCACTGGgtgggggcaggggcaggggcagacCACCTGAGCTTAGAATCACTGGGGGGGGGTGTCGCTGCTGCCCACAGAGGAATGAGTCCAGGGTTTGTGGCTGCTGAAGGAGGGGAGGGATGGCATTGTTAATCTTGAGAGTCCTGGCGGGGGGATGCTGAGCCCTTGGGGTCCCAGAGATCTGCCCCCCACAGGCAAGGGCAGCCATAGGTGGGTGCAGCTCCTGACTGAAGCTGCTGTCACCTTGGATGTTCCTGGGGAGACCACAGGGGCTCTGGGAACGTTCCTCCGGAGCATTGTGGGAACCTCCTGGGAGGCCATTGGAGCATCGTGACACCGTCTCCTTACTCCTGTATCATGGATGAGTCCTAACCGTGGCCCGTGCTCGGATGGGACCGTGGCAGACGTAGTCATGCCCGGGAAGTGTGCACGTGGGCACAcgaacacacagacacacacgcacacatgcacacacacaggcACAGGTAGTATTCAGACACATCCACACCATCCACACCAAGCACAACAGACAGGCACACAGATACACACGCAGACACAAAAGCAtgcgcacacacatgcacacacagacacacacacacatgtacgaTTCAGACACATACACGCCATCCACACCAAGCACAAGACACGCATCAGTACACAGCACACACATGTAGTGTCCCCATGACCATCACATACACAAGCACACACAATACTCCCTCCGTGCATGTAGCTCCCCCCTGACTGCCCTAGGGCAGCCCAGGCACCTGAGGTGGCAGAGGGCCAGGGGGTGCCCACAGAGCCCTTCCCCCCCATTCCTCCACCCCCTGCATGCCCCAGGACGGAGACACTGATGTGACATTGATGTGACATTGACCTCGCGTTTATTGCCTGTGCTTGCACCGGGGCTTTGGATGCTCTGGCCAGGGGCAGCGATCTCGGCCTTCTCCGCGCCCCGTCCGTCCGGTCCGGGCTCAGGACAGCAGCGTGCCCAGGGCCAGCAGGACCACCGGGACCATGATCCTCGCCGTGAGACTCTGGGATcgggagactgagagacagattacCCATTAGGCCTCTGTTTCCCAGAAGCCTTGGAGCTATCCCATGTCCCCCATCACCTCTTAGCTAGGACCCTTCCTCTCCTTGCCCTTGAGCCCCCTCTCCTGGAGGAGTCTCCTGTCCAAGCCCACGACCTCCAGAggtggaggagagaaggggcCGGGCTGAGCACCCACCTATGAGCAGCAGGGGTTCGCTGGGCTTTGACCACTTGAGGGGGTCCTTGCTGGAGTAGCCGATGCAGGAGTAGATGCCCGTGTGTTTGGCCTGGGCCTTGGGGAAGAAGAACTTGATCTCTGAGTTGGGGGCGAGCCGGTACATGGGCGGGATGAGCCCCTCGTCCTGGTACAGGATCAGCCGGTCCAGCTTCTCCTCTGACCAGCACTTAAAGGTCAGAGGCTTGCCCATGGTGGCATCCGGGCTGGGATCGGTCATGAGCTTGGGTTTGTGGAGCAAGCCTGTGGGAGAAGAGGGCTCTGTGTGGGCAGGGCGCCGCGATGCTGAGGGCCCCCGGGACTAAGTGGGGAACATCCCTGCATCCTGAGAGGAAGTGAAAAACGGGGAGAAGACAAGCAAAGAGGGGgctagagagaggaaaaggaggggaacaGAAAGGAAGAAGCACACACGGAGTCCCAGCGGTGTGCCAGGAGCCGTCCCGGGGGGCTTTTTGCAAGCATGAGCTcattttgtctccattttaccggtggggaaactgaggcaaggccGGAGAGCTGCGGCCCCTGAAGGCCTCGGGCCCCTCACCCTCTTACCGGACACAGCCAGCCTCACGCTCTCACTGGGCGGCGAGATGCCCGATGCAGACTGATAGGAGCAGCTGTAGTGGCCGCCCATGGTGTCACTCatatgggggaaggagaagagggccTCGTTCCAGATGGAGTGCTCCCTCTCCTCAAAGTCCTTGTCCTCCCTCTTCTGCAGGATGAACACCTGGGCCTCCTTGGGCCCCCGGCACCGGATGGACACCGGAAAACCCATCATGTTCACGGAGCCACTCTCCAAAATGATCTGGGGCCGGGGAAGGGTTTCTGGAAGGGAAGCAAATGCTGCTGGTCCAGGTGGCCCCCAGCATCTGGGGGGCTtccgccccgccccctcccccgtCTGGGCCTGCTGGGGAGACTCTCTACTCACCATTCTCTGCCCCGGTCTTCTGGCTCAGGTACAGGCCTGTTAAAGAGATCGGGTGAGAGGCCGCCCCCCAGAGCCGGCTCAGCCCCGGGGAAGGGATATGGCAGAGGGGTGAGTCCAGAGGGGTCTGGGGTCCCAGCCCTTCCGCCTCCTGCCCAATGGGGCTTCTAGGTCCCGGGGAGCCCGAGGTGACTTCGGGGGAGCCGGGGGTCGGGCTGACTTACCCAGCCAGAGCAGGGTGGGCAGCCAGGCGCCCATGGTCTGCAGCCAGGAAGAGGCAGAGCACGTGGCAACCACAGCAGGTCTCACGTGCAGAGCAGGAGCAGCTCTGCCATTGGTCCTGCCTCCCCCACGTGACCCTGTGGGGGCTGAGCCAGGGAGATGGCCTAGGAACTGGGTCTCATCCGGGGCCCTCCAGGGCCCCCTTCTGGGCACCGAGGGGGGTGGGCTCGATGGCCTTTGGCGTCCCGTTCCACCCCATTTTGAGCCAGAGGAGTTTGCTCCTAGAGGCGATGGGGGCAGGGGTGGATGGGGTCGGAGTTTCCTTTAGGGAGGAGCGGTGGGCAGCCAGGTGGGCAGAAGCTGGGGCGGCCCCCACCATTCCTCCGCCGGGCAGAGGGCGCCAGCCCCGGGGAGCAGCGGCCCCGGGCAGGGCCCACCCTCCAGGCCCAGAGCCCGCAAGCTGAGGGCATCCACAAGGACTCTTCTTCCCTGCGCCGGTGGCCCGGTATCCGCGCACTGAGAGACCGGCCTGGCGTGGGGGCCCACAGGAACCCGATGGCCCCACGAGGCCGCGGACTCAGATGGGCTTCGGGACCGCTTGGAACCAGCccgaggaagagggggaaaaccATTGGCTGGGAACCCAGACGGGCCACGGGGCGTCGGAAGGGGAGAGCCCCGCCGCCCTGGGGGGAGGGCAATGCTGTCCAGTATGGACCTCGGACTGCTTCAGGTCCAGGAGGGCGGGGCTCAATACCCTGTGGTCTCATGTCCAAGGGGGTGGGGGCTCAGACATCCTCCAATATCACGTGGGGGGGGCTCAGACACGCCCCAATATCATATCTGGGGGGCGGGCTCAGACACGCCCCAATATCACATCCAGGGACTCAGACGCGCCCCAATATCACGTCCAGGGACTCAGATGCGCCCCAATATCACGTCCAGGGGGCTCAGACTCGACCCAATATCACGTCCAGGGGGCCCAGACATGCCCCAATATCACATCCAGGGGGCTTAGACACAGCCCAATATCACGTCCAGGGGGCCCAGACACGCCTCAATATCACATCCAGGGGGCTTAGACACGGCCCAATATCACGTCCAGGGGGCCCAGACACGCCCCAATATCACATCCAGGGACTCAGACACGCCCCAATATCACATCCAGGGACTCAGACACGCCCCAATATCACATCCAGGGACTCAGACGCGCCCCAATATCACGTCCAGGGGGTTCAGACATCCTCCAATATCACATCCAGGGGGCTTAGACACAGCCCAATATCACGTCCAGGGGGCCCAGACACGCCTCAATATCACATCCAGGGGGCTTAGACACGGCCCAATATCACGTCCAGGGGGCCCAGACACGCCCCAATATCACATCCAGGGACTCAGACACGCCCCAATATCACAACCAGGGACTCAGACACGCCCCAATATCACATCCAGGGACTCAGACACGCCCCAATATCACATCCAGGGACTCAGATGCGCCCCAATATCACGTCCAGGGGGCTCAGACTCGACCCAATATCACGTCCAGGGGGCCCAGACATGCCCCAATATCACATCCAGGGGGCTTAGACACGGCCCAATATCACGTCCAGGGGGCCCAGACACGCCTCAATATCACGTCGGGGGCCGGGGCTCAGTCGCCCTGTGCTCCTGAGACAGCAGTTCTGGATGCTGAGAccgccctccctccctccctgcctcagCACCCAGTGCTGGCCCTGTCCCTCGGAGTCCTGCTTCCCTTCCAGGGATCCCCTGCCGTCCATCTCAGCGTTCCTGAGCCAGGGGCATTGTGGTCCCGGCGCCGTCCGGGCACTTAGCAGAACGGGCCCGGGCCGTGACCCGAGCCCGGGGGGCTGTGGATTCTGCGAGGCGGCGCCGCCCCACTGCCCCAGGGAAGGTGGCACCCCCAGGACCGGAGGGGGGGGATCTCAGCTGGGAGCGGAGAGGGGCCTGGGGCTCCTCCTTCCTCAGGACTCACGCCGTGCCCGGCCCCTGGCGGAGCTTTGTTCCCCTCTTGGAGTCTGTTCCCGAGAGAGCAGCCCCCGAGAGCGCCCCGCAGCCGGCACCCCGTTCTGCCCAGACGGGCCCAGCCAGGCCGGTGATCCCTGCCCCTGCACCCGTTGGCCAGTGCTAGACATTCCCCAGACACGCCCCCAGAGCTGTCCGGGGCAGACACGGAGCTGAGAAGGAGACGTTTGCACTGGGCGGGCGGCCTCTGCCTCGGCTACCCGGAGGTGCCATCCGGGGTGGGCAGAAGACATTGCAGCAGTCAGGGACCGCTCCGGACAAAGGGACGGGAAGAGAGGAGTTGAAAAAGCCAGTGGGAACACGGAAGGGCCTAGAAGGGGGGCCCCAAAGCTCTCCGCGATGGGGGGGCAGGGGGAAACGAGCCGGAGGAGGAGCCCGTGGAGAAGGATGTGGCTGCGGAGGAAGCTCTCGGGGAAAGTGGACGGTGTCcgcgggggaggggcgggggaaCCCGAGAGTCTGGTGTCTGGCTTCTGATTTACCTCCTGGGAGCCGGGCAAGCACCTCCcctccctgggcttcagtttgTCAAGTGAAGGGCTGGCCAGGCCTGATGGGGCCTGCTCTTGTCTTTCCTTTCGCTTCTTAATGCTTTTGTTAGCCTAGAGAAGCCTTGGGGGACATTCATCCTTCTGGGGGCTGCAATGATGTGGGGCTCAGAGCTGGACTCCTCGCCTCTCACTGATCCTTGGGGTGCAAGAGAGGGGCCAAAGGGTTTCAGTTCCGAGGGCGAGAGGAGGGacataagggggggggggggtgagtgtGAAACCAGCTTCTTAGAAGGCCCCACAGGAGCTGGCTGAGCCCGGGCTTCTgtttgggaaggagaaggaggggctGGGGGGACATTAGGGGGCCCCAAGGAGCTTCCGCAACAGGACAGCTTCTCTCTTTGATGTGATGAGCTAGCCCTGGGCTTGGTCAAAGCTTAGGGAAGCAGAGGTCGGGCCCGAAGCGTCCTAATGATGGGGCTCAGCTGGACATTGCAGAGGCTCAGGCCTGGCCTGAGTGAGGCACAGAGGGGCAACAGGCACCCGGGCCTAACAGCACAGAGGGAAGCCTCTAttttgtgctctctctctctctctctctctctctctctctgtgtctgtatgtgtgtgtgtgtgtgtgtgtgtgtgtatatatatatatataattatatataacttatatgattttatatattataatatagagGGAagcctctatttttctctctctctatatatatatatgtgtataattatatatgacaCATATATATAGGAAAGCCTCTATTTtactgtatattatatatgcacacacacatatatatattttaatatatcatgATATAGAGCTAAGCCTCTATTTTACTCTCtcactctgtatatatatatatatatatatatatataattatatttaacacataaatattgtatatattatatatatatatatatatgtatatataattattttatatatttttatatatatatatatatatatatatatatatatatatatatatgtatatataattatatataacatagtaTGTATTATAATAAAGAGGGAAGCCTCTTTTGCtctatctatattatatacatgtacataattatctataatatgtattatagatAATTATGCATATTATAACAGAGGGAAGCCTCTATTTTGCACTatattatttatagatataattatatataatgtagtttatattataacataaagGGTAGCCTCTTTTGCTCTATAtcgtaaatatatatgtatatattacatataatatgtattatagatAATTATGCATATTATAAGAGAGGAAAGCCTCTATTTTGGtttatattacttatatatataaaattatatataacatatatgattttatacattataatatagAGGGAAGTCTCTgttttgctctctattttatatatatatacacatatatatatatatattatagagggAAGCCTCTACTttgctctctctatatatacatgtacaattatataaaacatatatatattatatattatagaggAAGCctctattttactttatattatatatgcacacacatatgtaattatatatatatatatataattttatatatcataatataaagAGAAGCCTCTATTTtgctctatattatatataaataattatatattatagataattatGCATATCATAATACAGAGGGAAGCCTCTATTTTGctctatattatttatatatatatatataattatatgtaacatagtatatattataacatagAGGGAAGCCTCTATTTtgctctatattatatatatatatatatatatataattatatgtaacatagtatatattataacatagAGGGAAGCCTCTTTTGCTctatattataaatgtatatattatatataatatgtattgtagataattatgtatattataacAGAGGGAAGCCTCTTTTgctctatattatatatgtatatattatatataatatgtattatacataattatgcATATTATAAGAGGGAAGTCTCTATTTTACtctatattatttacatatatatgtacatataacatAGTATATATAACATAGAGAGAAGCCTCTTTTGctctatattatatacatgtacatgattatctataatatgtattatagatAATTGTGTATATTACCAAAGAGGGAAGCCTCTattttgctctttattatttacatatgtataagaatatatgagtatatattatAACAGAGGGAAGCCTCTTTTGctctatattatttatatatgtataagaatatataaCAGTATATATTATAACAGAGGGAAGCCTCTTTTGctctatattatttatatatgtataagtatatataacaGTATATATTATAACAGAGGGAAGCCTCTTTTGctctatattatttatatatgtataagaatatataaCAGTATATATTATAACAGAGGGAAGCCTCTTTTGctctatattatttatatatgtataagtatatataacaGTATATATTATAACAGAGGGAAGCCTCTTTTGctctatattatttatatatgtataagtatatttaACAGTAATATTATAACAGACGGAAGCCTCTTTTGctctatattatttatatatgtataagtatatataacaGTATATATTATAACAGAGGGAAGCCTCTATTTTGCTCTATATtatttatagatatgtatatataacatagagGGAAACCTCTTTCCTTCTATATTACATAcattacatacatgtacataattatctataatatgtattatagatAATCATGCATATTACCAAAGAGGGAAGCCTCTTTTTCTCTAtagtatttacatatgtataagtatatataacatAGTATATATTATAACAGAGGGAAGCCTCTTTTgctcatatatattatatatataaatgcgcCCACTTGCTGATTGGAGCCAGGTAAGGTTGAGATTGCCTAAGAGACATGTGGACCTCCTGGGCTGCCAGCTGTGATCTCTTTCCTCAAGGCTACCAAAAACAGGGACCACCCTTTTGTCAATAGCTAGCTGTGTAATTCCATCAGGGAAATTTAATCCCTTCTTTAGTGGCTCATTGAATCTGGAGGGGATTGAAATCCCCCCGAAGGCAGAGCTGGGACCCCTCCCAATTCCTAAGTGTCCTCCTCAGGACCTGGAGCACTCACTTTCCCTCCTGCAGAGTAACTGCTCTAAGGCTGAAAGAGGCAAAGGGAACACTTGCTGAGGTCCCTATTATCCGAACTCTCTATCCTCTCCCTTCATCAGGGGTTAGGGCAGGGAGGACTCCATGGCTGATTAGTGCCTCAGTAGAGAGAAGGCAGACTTTGCATTCCCCTTAGTCTTGGGCTATGGAGGAGGCTCCCAGAGCGCcagagaatagaagaaaagacGAGACAATGAACAG from Sminthopsis crassicaudata isolate SCR6 chromosome 3, ASM4859323v1, whole genome shotgun sequence includes these protein-coding regions:
- the LOC141564626 gene encoding platelet glycoprotein VI-like, with protein sequence MGAWLPTLLWLGLYLSQKTGAENETLPRPQIILESGSVNMMGFPVSIRCRGPKEAQVFILQKREDKDFEEREHSIWNEALFSFPHMSDTMGGHYSCSYQSASGISPPSESVRLAVSGLLHKPKLMTDPSPDATMGKPLTFKCWSEEKLDRLILYQDEGLIPPMYRLAPNSEIKFFFPKAQAKHTGIYSCIGYSSKDPLKWSKPSEPLLLIVSRSQSLTARIMVPVVLLALGTLLS